A genomic segment from Syngnathus scovelli strain Florida chromosome 3, RoL_Ssco_1.2, whole genome shotgun sequence encodes:
- the ank1a gene encoding ankyrin-1a isoform X6, with translation MWALVTELLFSLVLLAFLVISCQNVLHIASGSVRSLLTFIHVQLDRELGEVEGVADEEENVTTRVVRRRVILKGDEAEDLPGEQVSEEQFTDEHGNIITKKIVRKVVRRGKGEDGVQDVSVDGSLQDANELEVDAEQFMSYAILGRESSKPDTVDTMKKGAQIVKCASLRRVKQ, from the exons ATGTGGGCCCTGGTGACAGAGCTCCTCTTCAGCTTGGTGCTGCTGGCCTTTCTGGTCATCAGCTGTCAGAACGTGCTGCACATAGCCAGCGGCTCCGTCCGCTCGTTGCTCACCTTCATCCACGTTCAGCTTGACCGCGAGCTCGGCGAGGTGGAGGGCGTGGCTGACGAAGAGGAGAATGTCACTACAAGGGTGGTCCGCAGGAGAGTCATCCTCAAG GGGGATGAGGCTGAAGATCTTCCGGGGGAACAGGTCAGCGAGGAGCAGTTTACGGACGAGCATGGAAATATCATCACTAAAAAG ATTGTACGAAAGGTGGTGCGCAGAGGCAAGGGCGAGGACGGCGTTCAGGACGTGAGCGTGGACGGTTCTCTGCAGGACGCCAACGAGCTGGAGGTGGACGCCGAGCAGTTCATGAGCTACGCCATCCTGGGCCGGGAAAGCAGCAAG CCCGATACTGTGGATACTATGAAGAAAGGTGCTCAGATAGTGAAATGTGCCAGCCTGCGAAGAGTTAAGCAGTGA
- the LOC125993585 gene encoding eukaryotic translation initiation factor 4E-binding protein 1 gives MSTDCQTSNATAIPSIRRVAIHDAEHMPQDYSTTPGGTLFSTTPGGTRIIYDRKFLLGCRSSPLAKTPPRLPDIPGVTSPPSAGTNDKKASDGEQLNNSGAAPNNTSGDDAQFEMDI, from the exons ATGTCCACCGACTGCCAGACGAGCAATGCTACGGCCATCCCGTCGATCAGGAGGGTGGCCATCCACGATGCTGAGCACATGCCCCAAGATTACTCCACTACTCCCGGCGGCACCCTTTTCAGCACCACTCCGGGTG GTACCAGAATTATCTATGACCGAAAGTTCCTGCTGGGGTGTCGCAGCTCTCCGCTGGCCAAGACCCCTCCGCGCCTTCCAGACATTCCCGGTGTGACAAGTCCTCCCTCCGCAGGAACCAATGACAAGAAGGCCAGCGATGGAGAACAACTAAACAACAGTGGTGCAGCTCCAAACAACACCAGTG gtGATGACGCACAGTTTGAAATGGACATCTGA
- the spaw gene encoding southpaw encodes MVFYVLLFCSFGLVWSTQKPKYHTAPGSSVTLRNVSLHPHGKFPLYMMQLYRSFRAADVSTAADYTSRPARESDSIISLMANGCRQADNRWTVTFDMSSISTSDRIHLAELRIRLPGLSAHRRALVDLYHSRNCEHEADPSCHDERILLGSVSASASKSSWKVFNVTTLLRYRLYQRDRLSGQEALGELDLGSGSGDFGEIPSKGLFKIPGSQSCPTSVRAMMVLFFKHDAPQEGHSAYSLIHTVENSKYITMERSSGESQIRRHKRNRMETVMMAAGPGPTTPPDVMQRALCRKVDMWVDFEHIGWDEWIIHPKRFNAYRCEGECPTPLDESFNPTNHAYMQSLLKYHHPEKMSCPSCVPTRLGPLSMLYYENDDLTLRHHEDMIVEECGCH; translated from the exons ATGGTCTTCTACGTGCTTCTTTTCTGTTCTTTTGGATTGGTCTGGTCTACGCAGAAGCCTAAGTATCACACAGCGCCGGGGAGCAGTGTAACCCTGAGGAACGTTTCCCTGCACCCTCACGGCAAGTTCCCTCTGTACATGATGCAGCTGTATCGCTCTTTCAGAGCGGCCGACGTGTCAACAGCGGCCGATTACACCAGTAGACCTGCTCGAGAGTCAGACTCCATCATCAGTCTCATGGCAAATG GTTGCCGTCAAGCGGACAACAGATGGACTGTTACTTTCGACATGTCATCCATTTCAACCAGCGACAGAATCCACTTAGCAGAGCTCCGCATCCGACTGCCGGGCCTATCCGCACACAGACGGGCCTTAGTGGATTTGTATCACTCCCGAAACTGTGAGCATGAGGCGGACCCGTCCTGCCACGACGAGCGCATTCTCCTGGGAAGCGTCAGCGCATCAGCCAGCAAGTCTTCATGGAAGGTTTTCAATGTCACTACACTTTTGAGGTACAGGCTCTACCAAAGAGACAGACTGTCAGGCCAAGAGGCCTTGGGAGAACTGGACCTTGGGAGCGGTTCTGGGGACTTTGGGGAGATACCAAGCAAGGGTCTTTTCAAAATTCCAGGAAGCCAAAGTTGTCCCACCTCTGTTCGAGCAATGATGGTGCTATTCTTCAAACATGACGCCCCTCAGGAAGGTCACTCAGCCTACAGCCTAATACACACTGTGGAAAACTCCAAGTACATCACAATGGAGCGAAGCAGTGGCGAAAGCCAAATCCGACGCCACAAAAGGAACAGGATGGAGACGGTAATGATGGCAGCCGGGCCCGGGCCCACCACGCCGCCGGATGTCATGCAGCGGGCCCTTTGTCGCAAAGTGGACATGTGGGTGGACTTCGAGCACATCGGCTGGGATGAGTGGATCATACATCCGAAACGCTTCAACGCTTATCGCTGCGAGGGAGAGTGTCCGACACCCCTGGACGAATCCTTCAACCCCACCAACCACGCGTACATGCAA AGCCTTTTGAAATACCACCACCCAGAGAAGATGAGCTGCCCGTCCTGTGTACCGACGCGCCTCGGGCCTTTGTCCATGTTGTACTATGAGAATGACGACCTGACCCTGCGCCATCACGAGGACATGATCGTTGAAGAGTGCGGCTGTCACTGA
- the dguok gene encoding deoxyguanosine kinase, mitochondrial, whose protein sequence is MVFLHRCILSRLFITKPQTRLLQLCVTRDYLLRDIAPPKHNRSTMAKRMYSGAALSTQDGLKRVSIEGNIAVGKSTFTGLLRAACPDWEVVSEPVSQWQNIDSGTSKEKTVSNLLEMMYQDPQRWSYTFQTHSCMSRFKTQLQPAPARQLASQGTPVQVYERSVYSDRYIFALNMYELGCINSTEWAIYQDWHSLLVNQFGHQVALEGIIYLKAPPEKCMERLHRRGRQEEKTVQLDYLQKLHEQHERWLVEKKTEIHFEWLKKIPVLELDASVEFQSDPKAQENFITQVKDFFTAL, encoded by the exons ATGGTTTTCCTGCACAGGTGTATCCTCAGTCGGTTGTTCATAACAAAACCGCAGACAAGACTCTTGCAGCTGTGTGTAACCCGTGACTACTTGCTCCGAGATATTGCTCCACCAAAACATAACAGAAGTACCATGGCTAAAAGAATGTACTCCGGTGCAGCCTTGTCAACTCAAGATGGACTCAAGAGAGTTTCTATTGAGGGAAATATTG CTGTTGGAAAGTCAACCTTTACAGGACTCTTGAGAGCAGCTTGTCCAGACTGGGAGGTGGTTTCAGAACCTGTCAGTCAATGGCAGAACATTGACAGCGGGACCTCAAAG GAGAAAACTGTGAGTAacttgctggagatgatgtacCAGGATCCTCAGCGCTGGTCCTACACCTTCCAGACTCACTCGTGCATGAGCCGCTTCAAAACACAGCTCCAGCCCGCGCCTGCTCGCCAACTTGCCTCACAGGGAACCCCTGTGCAGGTTTATGAACGTTCCGTCTACAGTGACAG ATACATTTTTGCCCTGAACATGTATGAGCTGGGCTGTATCAACTCGACAGAGTGGGCCATCTACCAGGACTGGCACTCGCTGCTTGTGAACCAGTTTGGACACCAGGTGGCACTAGAAGGCATCATCTATCTCAAAGCACCACCTGAG AAATGTATGGAGCGCCTGCATCGTCGAGGGAGGCAGGAGGAGAAGACCGTGCAGCTGGACTATCTCCAGAAGTTACATGAGCAGCATGAGAGGTGGcttgtggagaaaaaaactga GATCCATTTTGAGTGGTTGAAAAAGATCCCCGTGCTGGAACTGGATGCCAGTGTGGAGTTTCAGAGTGATCCCAAAGCACAAGAGAACTTCATTACACAG GTGAAGGATTTCTTCACTGCTTTATGA
- the tcn2 gene encoding transcobalamin-2, which produces MYHLVLVFGLLALASSLPCDNSGSNHELLLSLNKDLLRSLEGQEGLPNPSVHLALRLSHLHNLLKEGEHLNRLTNNLHNDLQSVLSGGQPITGRLALYALALKSSCYDLNTVTFTVDDKSETLLTVLKKQIEREKEYIAFSQRPLTNYYQYSLGVLALCVSGIRVNNHVVNKLIKAVEHEGFQHGNSESIDTYAMAAMALQCVKNSGSYALNAVELDTALTNIKEKLLTSRRSDGHFGNEFSTGLAVQAFQAMGIPVSECAASLEAIRRDARGNKYQNPMAISQVLPALQQKSYLSVQSKSCLNEDNTLVLEPTDPVVVTPSTTKVAVMLEVVTSSGTSTVYSLDVPKESTLLEALHLLKEMNNDFTFENESSLWGPFLSVVNGERARQSDRRYWHLSSDGTSLTEGIADYKLKVDQKITLKNTSY; this is translated from the exons ATAATTCTGGATCCAACCATGAGCTGCTGCTTTCACTAAATAAAGATCTTCTACGCTCTCTGGAGGGACAAGAAGGACTTCCTAATCCCAGTGTCCACTTGGCATTACGGCTATCGCACTTGCACAACCTTTTAAAAGAGGGGGAACATTTAAATCGACTGACAAATAATTTACACAATGACCTTCAAAG CGTCCTCTCTGGTGGTCAGCCTATAACCGGCCGCTTGGCATTGTATGCTCTGGCCTTGAAGTCATCTTGCTATGACCTCAACACAGTCACCTTCACTGTAGATGACAAGAGTGAGACACTGCTGACGGTCCTCAAGAAACAGATTGAACGAGAGAAAGAATACATAGCCT TCAGCCAACGCCCTTTGACTAACTATTACCAGTACTCATTGGGTGTACTCGCTCTATGCGTGAGCGGCATCAGGGTCAACAACCACGTTGTCAACAAGCTCATCAAGGCAGTTGAACATGAGGGCTTTCAACATGGAAACAGTGAGAGCATTG ATACGTATGCTATGGCTGCAATGGCCCTCCAGTGTGTGAAGAATTCTGGGAGTTATGCACTTAATGCTGTTGAGCTTGACACGGCCCTGACCAACATCAAGGAGAAGCTCTTGACATCACGAAGGAGCGATGGTCATTTTGGAAATGAGTTCAGCACTGGCCTCGCTGTTCAA GCTTTTCAGGCAATGGGTAttccggtgtcagagtgtgctgCCTCACTGGAGGCCATTAGGAGGGATGCAAGAGGCAACAAATACCAGAACCCCATGGCAATATCTCAGGTCCTTCCAGCTCTGCAGCAGAAATCCTACTTGTCTGTTCAAAGCAAGAGCTGCCTCAATGAGGACA ACACGCTGGTTCTCGAGCCCACCGACCCCGTGGTCGTCACGCCCAGTACGACCAAAGTGGCCGTGATGTTGGAAGTGGTGACATCAAGCGGGACATCCACTGTGTATTCACTGGATGTGCCTAAGGAAAGCACTCTGTTGGAGGCCCTTCACCTCCTCAAGGAAATGAACAATGACTTCAC GTTTGAGAATGAATCAAGCCTATGGGGACCATTCTTAAGTGTGGTGAATGGAGAGCGGGCCAGACAAAGTGACCGCAGATACTGGCACCTCTCGTCTGACGGTACTTCTCTCACTGAag GTATTGCTGATTACAAACTAAAAGTGGATCAAAAGATCACCCTAAAAAACACAAGTTATTAA